Proteins from one Fragaria vesca subsp. vesca linkage group LG6, FraVesHawaii_1.0, whole genome shotgun sequence genomic window:
- the LOC101305087 gene encoding uncharacterized protein LOC101305087 gives MASGSSGRANPGSKGFDFASDDILCSYEDFGSNQDSSNGSHNDPAIGTNSTQDFHKSRMARSPMYSSAAYGQPEDSLNQEVIATVEKSMKKYADNLMRFLEGISSRLSQLELYCYNLDKSIGEMRSDLNRDHGEADTKLKSLEKHLQEVHRSVQILRDKQELAETQKELAKLQLAQKGSSSSIHSQSNEERASPPTSDGQKTDNTSETANQQLALALPHQVAPQQQPVAPPQQAPTQSATQQQQTYYLPQSQLSNPAPAQQHPQSQYLASDPQYRTPQLQDPRVAPQPTQSQVNQPQVQTYSQYPQPLPQQLPQQVQYPQQPSMQPMQPMQPHMRPPSTPVYPPYPPGQQTNPSPPETLPNSMPMQVSYSSVPQPGSGRSDAMPFGYSGAGRTMPQQPPPQQQIKGAFGAQQGDGYAAAGPHPALPPGSTYMMYDSEGGRNPYSAQVPHYSQGGYPPASGSQTPQPTTAPSHMVRNPQFIRNHPYNELIEKLVSMGFRGDHVASVIQRMEESGQTIDFNAVIDRLNVHSSGAPPQRGWSG, from the exons ATGGCGTCTGGATCGTCGGGTCGGGCCAACCCGGGCTCGAAGGGCTTTGATTTCGCCTCTGACGACATTCTGTGCTCCTACGAAGACTTCGGTAGCAACCAGGACTCCTCTAATGGAAGCCACAACGACCCAGCCATCGGAACCAATTCCACCCAG GATTTTCACAAAAGTAGAATGGCAAGATCACCAATGTACTCTTCTGCTGCCTATGGCCAGCCTGAAGACTCTCTTAACCAAGAAGTAATTGCTACTGTTGAAAAGAGCATGAAAAAATATGCTGACAATCTCATGCGCTTCCTTGAAGGAATCAGTTCGCGGCTGTCACAGTTGGAGTTATATTGCTACAACCTTGATAAGTCAATTGGTGAGATGCGTTCTGATTTAAATCGTGATCATGGGGAGGCAGATACAAAGCTCAAGTCTCTCGAGAAACATCTTCAAGAA GTCCATAGGTCTGTCCAGATCCTGAGAGACAAGCAAGAACTTGCGGAGACTCAAAAAGAATTAGCCAAGCTTCAGCTTGCACAGAAAGGATCGTCTTCATCGATCCATTCCCAATCTAATGAGGAAAGAGCTTCACCACCAACCTCAGATGGTCAGAAGACTGACAACACATCTGAAACAGCTAACCAGCAATTAGCTCTCGCCTTGCCCCATCAAGTAGCACCGCAGCAACAGCCGGTGGCACCTCCACAACAGGCGCCAACTCAGAGTGCGACCCAGCAACAACAAACCTATTATTTACCTCAATCTCAGCTATCAAATCCAGCACCTGCACAACAGCATCCTCAAAGTCAGTATTTGGCTTCGGATCCTCAGTATCGAACCCCGCAACTACAAGACCCTAGAGTGGCACCACAGCCAACACAATCTCAAGTAAATCAACCACAAGTGCAGACGTACTCTCAATATCCACAGCCATTACCACAACAGTTGCCTCAGCAGGTTCAGTATCCACAACAGCCCTCTATGCAGCCTATGCAGCCTATGCAGCCCCACATGAGGCCCCCATCAACACCTGTGTACCCACCGTACCCACCTGGTCAGCAGACAAACCCATCTCCTCCAGAGACTCTTCCAAACAGCATGCCAATGCAAGTATCATATTCGAGTGTTCCTCAACCTGGTTCTGGTCGTTCTGATGCCATGCCTTTTGGGTATAGCGGAGCTGGTAGAACAATGCCACAGCAGCCGCCACCCCAGCAGCAGATCAAGGGTGCTTTTGGAGCTCAACAAGGTGATGGGTATGCCGCTGCTGGGCCTCACCCTGCACTTCCCCCAGGGAGTACATATATGATGTATGATAGTGAAGGGGGTAGAAATCCATATTCTGCTCAGGTGCCTCATTACAGTCAAGGTGGATATCCTCCAGCAAGTGGCTCTCAGACTCCACAACCAACCACAGCTCCAAGTCATATGGTTCGCAATCCACAATTCATTCGTAACCATCCGTACAACGAATTGATTGAGAAGTTGGTGAGCATGGGATTTAGGGGTGATCATGTTGCAAGTGTAATCCAGAGGATGGAGGAAAGTGGCCAAACCATCGATTTTAATGCTGTGATTGACAGGTTGAATGTACATTCATCTGGGGCTCCTCCTCAGAGAGGATGGTCAGGGTAA